In the genome of Nitrospira japonica, one region contains:
- a CDS encoding LpxI family protein has protein sequence MTKTPELHNGERLGLIAGNGRFPIIFADNARKLGYQISAVAHEGETDPALADHVDRIHWIKIGQLNKLIKAFQGDQVRQAVMLGGIKKTHVFTTVRPDFRALALAARLALWKDDDILREIAKELEQEGITICESTFGLDGILAEAGTLTKRKPDSKQWEDIRYGWDVAQQIGLLDIGQCVVIKDRVVVAVEAVEGTDEAIKRGGQLAKEGAVVVKRCKPQQDLRFDLPAVGPRTIEVMASVKASVLAVEAGRTILLDREEMLQQAQKSRIAVVGLSTAGSNGGGQAT, from the coding sequence GTGACCAAGACTCCGGAACTCCACAATGGCGAGCGGCTCGGTCTCATTGCCGGCAACGGCCGGTTTCCGATCATCTTTGCGGACAATGCCAGAAAGCTCGGGTATCAGATTTCCGCGGTCGCGCACGAAGGCGAAACGGATCCCGCGCTGGCCGACCACGTGGACCGGATCCACTGGATCAAGATCGGACAGCTCAACAAGCTGATCAAAGCGTTTCAAGGCGACCAGGTGCGGCAGGCGGTCATGCTGGGGGGCATCAAGAAAACCCATGTCTTCACGACCGTGCGGCCCGATTTTCGCGCGTTGGCCCTCGCCGCCAGACTCGCGCTGTGGAAGGACGACGACATCCTGCGCGAAATCGCCAAGGAATTGGAACAGGAAGGAATCACCATCTGCGAATCGACGTTCGGTCTGGACGGCATCCTCGCCGAAGCGGGTACCCTGACCAAGCGGAAACCGGACTCGAAACAGTGGGAGGACATCCGTTACGGATGGGACGTGGCCCAGCAGATCGGTCTGCTGGATATCGGTCAATGCGTGGTGATCAAGGACCGGGTGGTCGTGGCAGTCGAGGCGGTCGAGGGGACCGACGAGGCGATCAAACGCGGCGGACAATTGGCGAAAGAAGGGGCCGTCGTCGTGAAGCGGTGCAAGCCGCAGCAGGATTTGCGGTTCGATCTGCCTGCCGTCGGTCCGCGGACGATCGAGGTGATGGCGTCGGTCAAGGCGTCGGTGCTGGCGGTGGAAGCCGGCCGGACCATCCTCCTGGATCGCGAGGAGATGTTGCAGCAAGCGCAAAAGTCCCGCATCGCCGTCGTCGGATTATCGACCGCGGGATCGAACGGAGGCGGACAAGCGACATGA
- the lpxA gene encoding acyl-ACP--UDP-N-acetylglucosamine O-acyltransferase yields MQIHPQAIVHPKAKLADDVAVGPFCVVGEHVTIGKGTKLFSHVSVEGWTQIGERCELHPFVSIGGPPQHLQYKGEPTRVVIGDDNILREYVTVNRATMQGGGETTIGSKNFLMAYVHVAHDCHLGSHLILANAASLAGHITIGDHAIIGGLSGIHQFVRIGAYSMVGGCCALGQDLPPFMRAAGGYRARMYGLNSVGLRRHGFSGERIAVLKRAYDLLFRSGHRTAEAAKLARTEFADQPDVMAVVTFLEGSKRGICRSVIHEQESEDM; encoded by the coding sequence GTGCAGATTCATCCACAAGCCATCGTGCATCCCAAGGCAAAACTGGCCGACGACGTGGCCGTCGGTCCCTTTTGTGTCGTCGGCGAGCATGTGACCATCGGGAAGGGCACGAAGCTCTTTTCCCACGTCAGCGTCGAAGGATGGACGCAGATCGGCGAGCGGTGCGAACTGCATCCTTTCGTCTCGATCGGAGGGCCGCCGCAGCACCTGCAGTACAAGGGGGAGCCGACCCGGGTCGTGATCGGGGACGATAACATTCTCCGGGAATACGTCACCGTCAACCGGGCGACGATGCAGGGCGGCGGTGAGACGACCATCGGGTCCAAGAATTTTCTCATGGCCTATGTGCACGTCGCGCACGATTGCCATTTGGGCAGCCATCTCATTCTGGCCAACGCGGCGAGTTTGGCCGGCCACATCACCATCGGCGACCACGCGATCATCGGGGGCCTCAGCGGGATTCATCAATTCGTGCGCATCGGGGCCTATTCGATGGTCGGCGGCTGCTGCGCCCTGGGGCAGGACCTGCCGCCCTTCATGCGGGCCGCGGGCGGATACCGCGCGCGGATGTACGGCCTCAATTCGGTCGGCCTCCGCCGGCACGGCTTCTCGGGCGAGCGCATTGCCGTGCTCAAGCGGGCCTACGACTTGTTGTTCCGGTCCGGTCACCGCACCGCCGAAGCGGCGAAGCTGGCGAGAACGGAGTTTGCCGATCAGCCCGACGTCATGGCCGTGGTCACGTTCCTGGAAGGCAGCAAGCGGGGCATCTGCCGATCGGTGATCCACGAGCAGGAGTCGGAGGACATGTGA
- the fabZ gene encoding 3-hydroxyacyl-ACP dehydratase FabZ, which produces MSVMEQADIQALLPHRYPFLLVDRVLELDPDRRIVGIKNVTINEPFFQGHFPGRPVMPGVLILEAMAQVGGLLAFKSMGQSKRPVVYLTGVDGAKFRKPVVPGDRLRFEIDVVKKRAPFWKMQGKAFVETELVCEAEVTAMVTEEQAPT; this is translated from the coding sequence ATGTCCGTGATGGAACAGGCCGACATTCAGGCGCTCTTGCCGCACCGGTATCCGTTTCTCCTGGTCGACCGCGTGCTGGAGTTGGACCCGGACCGGCGGATCGTGGGAATCAAGAACGTCACGATCAACGAACCGTTTTTTCAGGGGCACTTTCCCGGCCGGCCGGTGATGCCCGGGGTGCTGATCCTGGAAGCGATGGCCCAGGTCGGCGGGCTGCTGGCCTTCAAGTCGATGGGGCAGAGCAAGCGGCCGGTGGTGTATCTCACCGGGGTGGACGGAGCGAAGTTCCGCAAGCCCGTCGTGCCGGGCGACCGGCTGCGGTTCGAGATCGACGTGGTGAAGAAACGGGCGCCGTTCTGGAAAATGCAGGGAAAGGCGTTCGTGGAGACGGAGCTCGTGTGTGAAGCGGAGGTGACCGCCATGGTGACCGAGGAGCAGGCGCCGACGTGA
- a CDS encoding OmpH family outer membrane protein: protein MNTGLGKLLTVVVAAVACAGPVWAAESLRVAVMDQQNVIERSKAGTRALEELKAYSATRQKIINSDDQELKEMEQSLQDPNLSEQVKQERQGQFQAKIEAYQRRLADFNREIQQKQRETVAEYSKKVEDAARVVAQREGYVAILDKGNEAAVRIVIYNQPALDLTEQVVKEFDKQNK, encoded by the coding sequence ATGAACACCGGATTGGGAAAATTATTGACCGTGGTGGTAGCGGCCGTGGCCTGCGCTGGGCCGGTTTGGGCGGCCGAGTCGCTGCGGGTGGCCGTGATGGACCAGCAGAACGTCATCGAACGATCGAAAGCGGGCACCCGCGCGCTGGAGGAGTTGAAGGCCTACTCCGCGACCCGGCAGAAGATCATCAATTCCGACGATCAGGAGTTGAAGGAGATGGAGCAGTCGCTGCAGGATCCCAACCTGAGCGAGCAGGTCAAGCAGGAAAGGCAGGGGCAATTCCAGGCGAAGATCGAGGCCTATCAGCGGCGATTGGCCGACTTCAACCGGGAGATCCAGCAAAAGCAGCGGGAGACGGTCGCCGAGTATTCCAAAAAAGTCGAGGATGCGGCCCGCGTCGTGGCGCAGAGGGAAGGGTACGTCGCGATCCTCGACAAGGGCAACGAGGCGGCGGTCCGGATCGTCATCTACAATCAGCCGGCGCTGGATTTGACCGAGCAGGTGGTGAAGGAATTCGACAAGCAGAACAAGTAG
- a CDS encoding OmpH family outer membrane protein — protein MSWNPPHTNGLWHAAVLGLMLCIGISAGCASTKIEGRIGLVDPTRLLNDSNAGKKAKDTLTTFSKSRQALIEMDEKELRRMEEDFVKQASVLSPAAKGEREQVFRRRMAEYQQKAGELNREVQEKQKDVLDGFRDKVEIVVGKVAKRHGLQVVIDKGKGGPAIYGEPELDITNEVIEEFNREYP, from the coding sequence ATGTCTTGGAACCCTCCTCACACGAATGGGCTGTGGCACGCGGCCGTACTCGGGCTGATGCTCTGCATCGGCATAAGCGCCGGCTGCGCCAGCACGAAGATCGAAGGGCGAATCGGCCTGGTCGATCCGACCCGACTGCTCAACGATTCCAATGCCGGGAAGAAAGCCAAAGACACGCTGACGACCTTTTCCAAGAGCCGGCAGGCCCTGATCGAGATGGACGAGAAAGAACTCCGGCGGATGGAAGAGGATTTCGTCAAGCAGGCGAGCGTGCTGAGTCCGGCCGCCAAGGGTGAGCGGGAACAGGTGTTCCGGCGGCGTATGGCGGAGTATCAGCAAAAGGCCGGCGAGCTGAACCGGGAAGTGCAGGAAAAACAGAAGGACGTACTCGACGGATTCCGGGACAAGGTGGAGATCGTGGTCGGCAAGGTGGCGAAGCGGCACGGCCTGCAGGTTGTGATCGACAAGGGCAAGGGCGGGCCGGCGATCTACGGAGAACCCGAGCTGGACATCACCAACGAAGTGATCGAGGAATTCAACCGCGAATACCCGTGA
- the bamA gene encoding outer membrane protein assembly factor BamA, protein MREGLAADSFWLLVVLVTLVCGIALAVEALAQSGGTKVSSIDIRGNKKIELQAIAGRLTLKVGDPYTPENVRGQIKILYDTGYFEDVQVETESMPDGTGLTFLVREKPFITEIVFDGNDELSDDKLKEKITIKNQAFLDQQQAKESAEKIRLAYQEDGYFDCQVIPVVQTLDEDRKRLTFFVKEGEKAKVKTVNFEGLRAATKDDMFKVMATREWVPWYGLVTQLKLPSFLSDAGVLKREEMNNDVERIKEILLNRGFLNAQVGLPAVDLSEDKKWFTVTYPIIEGEPFTVAEVGFRGNTVFEEPELREKLKIKEGEIFQRQKIRDEITRLTDLYGSKGYAFADVVPNVTPNPEERTAVITLNIREGEMMRIRQINVNGNEKTKDNVIRRELRVDEQDVIDTPSLKRSFQRLNNLNFFETVEILPQQVDADKVDLNVRVKEKATGQFSIGGGFSTLDRLVAIADITEGNLGGNGWMGRIRGQLGQQRTLGLITFRNPYLNDSLTSMQIDIFRSMTNYVTYFERKAGASLTFGRWLSEYVTGSFSLVAEQLNFSDPIAGAPELVLQQLGTQTTTGFRTSLARDTRDYFMDPRTGWRSSIGFDLGTPYLGGTNNFVKYYLDVIKYTPLPMDTRFSIHVRYGAAEGLHGKPIPLTERFFVGGINTMRGFVFGRAGPVTESGSLLGAARELIFNNDFIFTISSEAKLNGVIFFDYGKGFDDGEKVSFDLRPAAGLEGRWISPFGPLRAAYGINLDPRPGERKGVFEFTIGSLF, encoded by the coding sequence GTGAGGGAGGGGCTCGCAGCCGATTCATTCTGGCTCCTGGTCGTGCTGGTCACTCTGGTGTGCGGCATCGCGCTGGCGGTCGAAGCTCTGGCCCAGTCGGGCGGGACCAAGGTGTCGTCGATCGACATCCGCGGAAACAAGAAGATCGAACTGCAGGCCATCGCCGGGCGGCTCACCCTGAAGGTCGGCGATCCCTACACCCCCGAGAACGTCCGCGGCCAGATCAAGATCCTTTACGACACCGGCTACTTCGAGGACGTGCAGGTCGAGACGGAATCCATGCCGGACGGAACCGGCCTGACGTTCCTGGTGCGTGAGAAGCCCTTCATCACGGAAATCGTCTTCGACGGCAACGACGAGCTGAGCGACGACAAGCTGAAGGAAAAAATCACCATCAAGAACCAGGCGTTTCTCGACCAGCAACAGGCCAAGGAAAGCGCCGAGAAGATCCGACTGGCCTACCAGGAGGACGGATACTTCGATTGCCAGGTCATTCCCGTCGTGCAGACCCTCGACGAGGACCGCAAGCGGCTCACCTTCTTCGTCAAGGAAGGCGAGAAGGCCAAAGTAAAGACGGTGAACTTCGAAGGCCTTCGCGCGGCGACCAAGGACGACATGTTCAAAGTGATGGCGACCCGGGAATGGGTGCCATGGTACGGCCTGGTCACCCAGCTCAAGTTGCCGTCGTTTCTGTCCGACGCCGGCGTGCTGAAGCGCGAGGAAATGAACAACGACGTCGAGCGCATCAAGGAAATCCTGCTCAACCGCGGCTTTCTCAACGCCCAGGTCGGCCTGCCGGCAGTCGATCTGAGCGAGGACAAGAAATGGTTCACGGTGACCTATCCCATCATCGAAGGGGAACCGTTCACGGTGGCTGAGGTCGGCTTTCGCGGCAACACGGTATTCGAGGAACCGGAGCTGCGCGAGAAGCTGAAGATCAAGGAAGGGGAAATTTTCCAGCGCCAGAAGATCCGCGACGAGATCACCCGGCTGACCGACCTGTACGGCAGCAAGGGCTACGCCTTCGCCGACGTCGTGCCCAACGTCACGCCCAACCCGGAAGAGCGGACCGCCGTCATCACGCTGAACATCAGGGAAGGCGAGATGATGCGGATCCGGCAGATCAACGTGAACGGCAACGAGAAGACCAAGGACAACGTCATCCGGCGCGAGTTGCGCGTGGACGAACAGGACGTCATCGACACGCCGTCCCTGAAACGCAGCTTCCAGCGGCTGAACAACCTGAATTTCTTCGAGACCGTGGAAATCCTCCCGCAGCAGGTGGACGCGGACAAGGTGGACCTCAACGTGCGGGTCAAGGAGAAGGCGACCGGACAGTTCAGCATCGGCGGCGGTTTCAGCACCTTGGACCGCCTCGTGGCCATCGCCGACATCACGGAGGGCAACCTGGGCGGCAACGGCTGGATGGGCCGGATCCGCGGCCAGCTCGGCCAGCAGCGCACCCTCGGCCTGATCACCTTCCGCAATCCGTACCTGAACGATTCGCTCACGTCCATGCAGATCGACATCTTCCGGAGTATGACGAACTACGTTACCTACTTCGAACGAAAGGCCGGTGCCAGCCTTACGTTCGGCCGCTGGCTCTCGGAGTACGTCACCGGAAGCTTCAGCCTCGTGGCGGAGCAGCTCAACTTCAGCGATCCGATCGCCGGCGCCCCGGAACTGGTCCTGCAGCAGTTGGGAACCCAGACGACGACGGGTTTCCGCACCTCGCTCGCGCGGGATACCCGGGACTACTTCATGGATCCGCGGACCGGATGGCGTTCGAGCATCGGCTTCGATTTGGGCACGCCCTATCTGGGCGGCACCAACAATTTCGTCAAGTACTATCTGGATGTGATTAAATATACGCCGTTGCCCATGGACACGCGATTCTCCATCCACGTGCGGTACGGCGCCGCCGAAGGTCTGCATGGCAAGCCGATCCCGTTGACGGAACGGTTCTTCGTCGGAGGCATCAACACGATGCGCGGCTTCGTATTCGGCCGGGCGGGACCCGTCACCGAGAGCGGATCGCTGTTGGGCGCCGCCCGGGAGCTCATTTTCAACAACGATTTCATTTTCACGATCTCGTCGGAGGCCAAGTTGAACGGCGTGATCTTCTTCGACTACGGGAAAGGTTTCGACGACGGCGAAAAGGTGTCGTTCGATCTGCGGCCCGCCGCGGGCCTCGAAGGGCGGTGGATCTCGCCGTTCGGTCCGCTGCGCGCGGCCTACGGTATCAATCTCGACCCCAGACCGGGCGAGCGAAAAGGCGTATTTGAGTTCACCATCGGCTCATTGTTCTAG
- the galU gene encoding UTP--glucose-1-phosphate uridylyltransferase GalU has translation MSRSNVRKAIIPAAGMGTRFLPATKASPKEMLPLVDKPLIQYAVEEAVASGIEDIIVVTGRGKRAIEDHFDRSVELEENLKGNGKAQLLSQMRHISNLANFCYVRQPEALGLGHAVLCAQRLIGDEPFAVILGDEIIDAQVPGLAQLIHTYKRRNGAVLGVQEVPHQEVNRYGIVSPGKLATGLHRVLDVVEKPSPSDAPSNLAVIGRYVLPPEVFPILRKTRPGKNGEIQLTDALKELARAAPMYALEIQGQRYDAGDKLGFLIATVEFALKNPALGSEFTDYLHARMTPQKGQRRSRAHKA, from the coding sequence ATGTCGCGCTCGAACGTCCGCAAGGCCATCATTCCCGCCGCCGGAATGGGCACCAGGTTCCTCCCCGCCACCAAGGCCTCGCCCAAGGAAATGTTGCCGCTGGTCGACAAGCCGCTGATCCAATATGCGGTGGAAGAGGCCGTCGCCTCGGGCATCGAGGACATCATCGTCGTCACCGGCCGGGGCAAGCGCGCGATCGAGGACCATTTCGACCGCTCCGTCGAGCTCGAGGAAAATCTCAAGGGCAACGGCAAGGCCCAGCTGCTCAGCCAGATGCGGCACATCTCAAATCTGGCCAATTTCTGCTACGTCCGGCAACCCGAAGCGCTCGGCCTGGGGCACGCGGTGCTCTGCGCCCAGCGGCTGATCGGCGACGAACCGTTCGCCGTCATCCTCGGCGACGAGATCATCGACGCGCAGGTGCCGGGACTGGCCCAGCTCATCCATACCTACAAGCGTCGAAACGGCGCGGTACTCGGCGTCCAGGAAGTCCCGCACCAGGAAGTGAACCGTTACGGCATCGTCTCTCCCGGCAAGCTCGCGACCGGCCTGCATCGGGTGCTCGACGTGGTCGAGAAGCCGTCCCCCTCGGACGCGCCGTCGAACCTCGCGGTCATCGGCCGCTACGTCCTGCCCCCGGAAGTGTTTCCGATCCTGCGAAAGACCAGACCCGGCAAGAACGGCGAGATCCAGCTCACGGACGCCTTGAAGGAGCTGGCGCGCGCCGCGCCGATGTACGCCTTGGAAATCCAGGGGCAACGGTACGACGCCGGCGACAAGCTGGGCTTCCTCATCGCGACGGTGGAGTTCGCGTTGAAGAACCCCGCGCTTGGCTCGGAATTCACCGACTACCTTCACGCGCGGATGACGCCCCAGAAGGGACAGCGCCGATCCCGCGCCCACAAGGCCTGA
- the lon gene encoding endopeptidase La: MSDSIEQDLTPPQNVEIPDQLPLLPVRDIVVFPYMVLPLFVGRDMSIKAIEAALAGNRMIFLATQKALDVENPTPDDIHAIGTVGIIMRMLKLPDERIKILVQGISKAKISNYIQTEPYYSVRIEKLTEAKVTGSTLETEAVMRTVKEQIERIVSLGKVLIPDVMVVIENLEDPARLADMVASNLGLKVEVTQAVLEITDPVKRLRNVSEILSKEIDVLSMQQKIQAQAKGEMDKTQREYFLREQLKAIQKELGELDERTEEIAEFRKRVKEAKMPEKVLKEAEKQLKRLEKMHPDTAESATVRTYLEWMVELPWSKKSKDNLDLKAAAKVLNDDHYDLEKVKERILEYLAVRKLKEKMKGPILCFVGPPGVGKTSLGKSIARALGREFVRISLGGVRDEAEIRGHRRTYVGALPGRMIQGMKQAGTSNPVFMLDEIDKVGMDFRGDPSAALLEVLDPEQNSSFTDHYLGVPFDLTEVMFITTANLIDPILPALRDRMEVIEIPGYTEEEKLGIAQKYLIPRQLSEHGITEKHIKISEPAIRQVIMHYTREAGVRNLEREIANVMRKVAKKVAEGKGLGFPINPGNLHKYLGVPKFVPEAELEKDEIGVATGLAWTESGGDVLYIEATVMKGKGALTLTGHLGDVMKESAQAALSYVRSREKNLGINPDMFSKQDLHIHVPAGAIPKDGPSAGITMATAIASAMAQIPARRDLAMTGEITLRGRVLPIGGLKEKILAAKRAKLMTVILPKRNRKDLDEIPKHILKGIQLVFADTMDEVMRVALRKPVKAARTSKKPQSPREQPRRPQVRAIAHKRPGRSVGVHSSLSAGSRHLQR, encoded by the coding sequence ATGAGCGATTCAATCGAGCAGGACCTGACGCCGCCGCAGAACGTCGAGATTCCCGATCAGCTGCCGTTGCTTCCCGTGCGCGACATCGTCGTCTTCCCCTATATGGTTCTTCCGCTCTTCGTGGGTCGGGACATGTCGATCAAAGCGATCGAAGCCGCCCTGGCCGGAAACCGGATGATCTTCCTCGCGACCCAGAAGGCGCTCGACGTGGAGAACCCCACGCCGGACGACATCCATGCGATCGGCACGGTCGGCATCATCATGCGGATGCTCAAGCTGCCGGACGAACGGATCAAGATCCTGGTCCAAGGCATCTCCAAAGCCAAGATTTCCAACTACATCCAGACCGAGCCCTATTATTCCGTCCGGATCGAAAAGCTGACCGAAGCGAAGGTCACCGGTTCGACGCTGGAGACCGAGGCGGTCATGCGCACGGTCAAGGAGCAGATCGAACGGATCGTCAGCCTGGGCAAGGTGCTGATCCCCGACGTGATGGTCGTCATCGAAAACCTGGAGGACCCGGCCCGGCTCGCCGACATGGTCGCCTCGAACCTCGGCCTCAAGGTGGAAGTGACGCAGGCCGTGCTCGAGATCACCGATCCGGTGAAACGGTTGCGCAACGTGAGCGAGATCCTCTCAAAGGAAATCGACGTGCTGTCCATGCAGCAGAAGATCCAGGCCCAGGCCAAGGGCGAGATGGACAAGACGCAGCGCGAATATTTCCTGCGGGAGCAGCTCAAGGCGATCCAGAAGGAACTGGGCGAGTTGGACGAGCGGACGGAGGAGATCGCCGAGTTCCGCAAGCGCGTCAAAGAAGCCAAGATGCCCGAAAAGGTCCTCAAAGAGGCCGAGAAGCAGCTCAAGCGGCTGGAGAAGATGCACCCCGACACCGCGGAGTCCGCGACCGTCCGCACCTACCTGGAATGGATGGTGGAGCTGCCCTGGTCGAAAAAATCAAAAGACAATCTCGATCTGAAAGCCGCGGCCAAGGTCTTGAACGATGACCACTACGATCTGGAAAAGGTCAAAGAGCGGATCCTCGAGTATCTGGCCGTCCGGAAGCTCAAAGAAAAGATGAAGGGCCCGATCCTCTGCTTCGTCGGCCCCCCCGGCGTGGGCAAAACCTCGCTCGGCAAGTCCATCGCCAGGGCGCTGGGACGCGAGTTCGTCCGGATCAGCCTGGGCGGAGTGCGGGACGAGGCGGAAATCCGGGGCCATCGCCGCACCTATGTCGGTGCGCTGCCGGGCCGCATGATCCAAGGGATGAAACAGGCCGGCACGAGTAATCCCGTCTTCATGCTCGACGAGATCGACAAGGTCGGCATGGACTTCCGTGGAGATCCGTCGGCCGCCCTGCTCGAAGTGCTGGACCCAGAGCAAAACAGCTCTTTCACGGATCATTACCTGGGCGTCCCCTTCGACCTGACGGAAGTGATGTTCATCACGACCGCCAACCTGATCGATCCGATCCTGCCGGCTCTGCGGGACCGCATGGAGGTCATCGAAATTCCCGGGTACACCGAGGAAGAGAAGCTGGGCATCGCGCAGAAATATCTCATCCCGCGCCAGCTCAGTGAGCATGGAATCACCGAGAAGCACATCAAGATCTCTGAGCCGGCCATCCGGCAGGTCATCATGCATTACACGAGGGAAGCCGGCGTCCGGAACCTCGAGCGCGAGATCGCCAATGTGATGCGCAAGGTGGCCAAGAAGGTCGCCGAAGGCAAAGGACTTGGCTTTCCCATCAATCCCGGCAACCTGCACAAATATCTGGGCGTGCCGAAATTCGTGCCGGAAGCCGAATTGGAAAAGGATGAAATCGGCGTGGCCACCGGCCTGGCTTGGACGGAATCAGGCGGCGACGTGCTGTACATCGAAGCCACCGTCATGAAGGGCAAGGGCGCCCTGACCCTGACCGGACACCTGGGAGACGTGATGAAGGAATCCGCCCAGGCGGCACTGAGCTACGTCCGTTCGCGCGAGAAGAACCTCGGCATCAATCCCGACATGTTCAGCAAGCAGGACCTCCACATCCATGTACCGGCCGGCGCCATCCCGAAAGACGGACCGTCCGCCGGCATCACGATGGCCACCGCCATCGCGTCCGCCATGGCGCAGATTCCGGCCCGGCGCGACCTGGCCATGACCGGCGAGATCACGCTGCGCGGGCGCGTGCTCCCGATCGGCGGACTCAAGGAAAAGATTCTCGCGGCCAAGCGGGCCAAGCTCATGACGGTGATCCTGCCGAAACGGAACCGGAAGGACCTGGACGAAATTCCCAAGCACATTTTGAAGGGCATTCAACTCGTCTTCGCCGACACGATGGACGAGGTCATGAGAGTCGCGCTGCGCAAGCCGGTGAAGGCCGCGCGCACGTCGAAAAAGCCTCAATCGCCTCGTGAGCAGCCGCGCAGGCCACAGGTCCGCGCGATCGCCCACAAACGGCCCGGCCGGTCGGTCGGCGTCCACTCCAGCCTCTCAGCCGGATCACGACATCTTCAGCGATAG
- the thiL gene encoding thiamine-phosphate kinase, producing the protein MTPPALHKARVPLREFDLIRSLRRLCAGRDASLKRGIGDDTAVTAGPPGLDLLLTTDLLAERIHFDRRTADLSDIGFRSAAANLSDIAAMGGDPKYLLIALALPNGATARHVGELYRGIMAACRPHRVLVIGGDTSASAGGWFVGVTAVGTVERGRALLRSGAKVGDAIYVTGTLGDSLAGLALANERPGRRSRTAILSTRQRQFLLKRHLRPDARVTVGRWLVRERLATAAIDLSDGLSGDIRHLCEESKVGAEIDRASLPLSQAGLAYAKSTGSDPATMAATGGEDYELLFTTPIRLCGKLERAARRKGFRLTKIGTIKPARFGIQARWADGLKPLPVTSYRHFQSPRGES; encoded by the coding sequence ATGACGCCGCCGGCCTTGCACAAGGCGCGCGTTCCGCTCCGCGAATTCGACCTGATCCGCTCGTTGCGCCGGCTCTGCGCCGGCCGTGATGCCTCGTTGAAGCGTGGCATCGGCGACGACACAGCCGTCACGGCCGGTCCTCCCGGCCTCGACCTGCTGTTGACGACAGACCTGCTTGCCGAACGGATCCACTTCGATCGGCGAACGGCCGATCTTTCCGACATCGGCTTCCGCAGCGCCGCGGCGAACTTGAGCGACATCGCGGCGATGGGCGGCGACCCCAAATATCTGCTGATCGCCCTGGCCCTTCCGAACGGCGCGACGGCCCGCCACGTGGGCGAGCTGTACCGAGGCATCATGGCGGCCTGCCGGCCGCACCGCGTCCTGGTGATCGGAGGAGACACGTCCGCGTCCGCCGGCGGCTGGTTCGTCGGCGTGACGGCGGTGGGAACGGTGGAACGGGGGCGGGCGCTGCTCCGCAGCGGCGCGAAGGTGGGGGACGCGATCTATGTCACGGGCACGCTCGGAGATTCGCTGGCGGGCCTGGCACTGGCGAACGAGCGCCCCGGTCGACGATCGCGAACCGCGATCCTCTCGACGCGTCAGCGGCAGTTTCTGCTCAAGCGCCATCTGCGACCGGACGCCCGCGTGACCGTCGGCCGTTGGCTGGTTCGGGAACGGCTCGCAACCGCCGCCATCGACCTGTCGGACGGTCTATCCGGGGACATCCGGCATCTCTGTGAAGAGAGCAAGGTCGGCGCAGAAATCGACCGGGCCTCGCTTCCCCTGTCGCAGGCCGGTCTGGCCTATGCGAAATCCACCGGGTCGGATCCCGCCACGATGGCGGCCACCGGGGGCGAAGACTATGAGCTGCTGTTCACGACGCCGATTCGGTTGTGCGGGAAACTCGAACGGGCGGCCCGGCGAAAGGGATTCCGGCTGACGAAGATCGGAACGATCAAGCCGGCGCGATTCGGCATTCAGGCTCGGTGGGCTGACGGACTGAAACCGCTTCCCGTCACGAGCTACCGGCATTTTCAATCTCCGCGCGGAGAATCCTGA
- a CDS encoding DUF2062 domain-containing protein, whose amino-acid sequence MPRFRSLMRQLLHLQESPERTAMAFAIGVAIAFCPLYGLHMALVVFCTWAFGLNFVALMAGALVNNPWTIVPVLGATYWTGALILGRTEVPTFDWHDLSFMAVYQQVLPYAIPFLLGGTILSLAGALLAYPMAYRLISKYRRSSHPTEHRSIQQAAAQSPLGTSHPEPLPPRDPLG is encoded by the coding sequence ATGCCACGGTTCCGCTCGCTCATGCGCCAGCTCCTTCACCTGCAGGAATCGCCCGAGCGCACCGCCATGGCCTTCGCTATCGGGGTCGCCATTGCGTTCTGCCCGCTCTACGGCCTGCACATGGCGCTGGTCGTCTTCTGCACCTGGGCCTTCGGGCTGAATTTCGTCGCGTTGATGGCCGGCGCGCTGGTCAACAACCCCTGGACGATCGTCCCGGTCCTCGGCGCCACCTATTGGACCGGCGCGTTGATCCTGGGCCGCACCGAGGTACCCACCTTCGATTGGCACGATTTGAGTTTCATGGCGGTGTACCAGCAAGTATTGCCCTATGCCATCCCCTTCCTGCTGGGAGGAACCATCCTCAGTCTGGCCGGCGCGCTGCTGGCCTATCCGATGGCCTATCGTTTGATCAGCAAGTACCGCCGGTCGAGCCATCCAACGGAACACCGGTCCATCCAGCAGGCCGCCGCTCAATCGCCGCTCGGAACGTCCCACCCCGAGCCATTGCCGCCCCGCGATCCGCTGGGCTAA